A part of Eremothecium sinecaudum strain ATCC 58844 chromosome VII, complete sequence genomic DNA contains:
- the SHU2 gene encoding Shu2p (Syntenic homolog of Ashbya gossypii AGR140C; Syntenic homolog of Saccharomyces cerevisiae YDR078C (SHU2)) gives MIEESLNYSKLLSSLINEDGTLNEVVTSFLYQLFPRDLFVRAFSLLESTDLLIYILDTEKKLSEKPPGGETQDTKDHKNVENDQKASSASNSPHHIPEANNLDSLINACYEKDSTKIFRLIVQQANQDIAPFYVDLEKWFCSCDEYAGLLCEKLRSEKSLAEQLINHKGSIPSENQDDFAKIRLQSDSVIARHDKIMCPHLLAFAILLQTSQSVLRYFTKGPTPGVFIFTVAEIDDWLKLHLNVV, from the coding sequence ATGATTGAGGAAAGCTTAAACTATTCCAAGTTACTGAGCAGCCTAATAAATGAAGATGGAACACTTAATGAGGTCGTTACATCCTTTTTATATCAGCTTTTCCCTAGAGACTTATTTGTCAGGGCCTTCTCTTTACTTGAATCAACAGATTTATTGATATACATTTTAGACACAGAGAAAAAACTCTCTGAAAAGCCTCCTGGTGGCGAAACGCAAGATACTAAAGACCATAAGAACGTTGAGAACGACCAGAAAGCATCGTCTGCCAGCAATTCCCCCCATCATATCCCGGAAGCAAACAACTTAGACAGTCTTATTAATGCATGTTACGAAAAAGATAGTACCAAAATATTCCGGCTAATAGTACAGCAAGCAAACCAGGACATTGCTCCTTTCTACGTTGATCTAGAAAAGTGGTTTTGTTCCTGTGACGAGTATGCTGGATTGCTTTGTGAGAAACTTCGATCTGAGAAGAGCCTAGCTGAGCAACTAATAAATCACAAGGGTAGCATACCAAGCGAAAATCAAGATGATTTCGCAAAAATACGCCTGCAGTCGGACTCCGTTATCGCTAGACATGACAAGATCATGTGCCCTCACCTGCTAGCGTTTGCAATTCTATTGCAAACAAGCCAAAGCGTCCTTAGATATTTCACGAAAGGACCCACCCCAGGTGTATTTATATTTACAGTTGCTGAAATCGATGATTGGCTTAAACTCCATCTCAATGTCGTATAG
- the PET122 gene encoding Pet122p (Syntenic homolog of Ashbya gossypii AGR142C; Syntenic homolog of Saccharomyces cerevisiae YER153C (PET122)) produces the protein MSAKYYNSVRKLMLTKCLNREFDELLKLVKDTDVRHFNTHFLQIYLSRAVQEGHTESAKYIFNKFVLRHKFMIVRPNVLCQLANLVYYDGKTSFLDSLWRSYLMYFRNLSGPDWDRTKYHLLKLRIESFARCDVSFQKKWIKLLETMDEVIPNQPLSVWDFPNMTSSLKTYHAGALHNMLFDKFANIATNDQAIVLLLDMILLQTHVDEQFKLQLFQRFVQEAQYDKEKSLNNSITILLYQLSPEKCKRLIEYLVSKQIAISPKNGRLYQSKFQDVALAN, from the coding sequence ATGTCTGCGAAGTACTATAACTCGGTTCGAAAATTGATGCTAACGAAATGTCTTAACAGAGAATTTGATGAACTTCTAAAACTAGTGAAAGATACGGATGTGAGGCACTTTAATACGCATTTCCTGCAGATTTATTTATCTCGTGCAGTCCAGGAAGGCCATACTGAAAGTGCTAAGTATATTTTTAACAAATTTGTGCTACGGCATAAATTTATGATTGTAAGGCCTAATGTTCTGTGCCAATTAGCGAATTTGGTTTACTACGATGGTAAAACATCCTTTTTGGACAGTCTATGGCGAAGCTATCTCATGTATTTCAGGAATCTTAGCGGCCCAGATTGGGATCGAACTAAGTATCACTTGTTAAAGCTGCGTATTGAAAGCTTTGCTAGATGTGACGTAAGTTTTCAGAAGAAATGGATAAAGTTGCTTGAAACTATGGACGAAGTAATACCCAATCAACCATTGAGTGTGTGGGATTTTCCAAACATGACGAGCTCATTAAAAACTTATCATGCAGGTGCACTTCATAACATGCTTTTCGACAAGTTCGCAAATATAGCTACAAATGATCAAGCAATTGTGCTTCTTCTTGATATGATACTGCTGCAAACGCATGTGGATGAGCAGTTTAAACTCCAGTTATTCCAAAGATTTGTGCAAGAAGCCCAATATGACAAGGAGAAATCTCTGAACAACTCTATTACGATTTTGCTGTACCAGCTGAGCCCTGAGAAGTGCAAGAGGCTTATCGAATACCTGGTTTCGAAACAGATTGCAATTTCGCCGAAGAATGGCAGACTTTATCAATCCAAGTTTCAGGATGTAGCATTGGCAAATTAG
- the OXA1 gene encoding membrane insertase OXA1 (Syntenic homolog of Ashbya gossypii AGR143W; Syntenic homolog of Saccharomyces cerevisiae YER154W (OXA1)), producing the protein MFKTATLRASQLVRPRYVLSKPIGLGWTSIRYSSNNSVTPNVSSEIQSTLPSFDTSTVDQLTQVAGNTSDQIGYLSSIGMANSWVWPTGLLQNVLEHVHVYAGLPWWGTICTVTILVRLLLFPLYVKYSDNIGKTTKIKPELDAINAKLLSSSDTVNTQMLAVERKRLLLENGIKNRYLIVPVLQLPLAISFFSGLRQMANYPVEGFSTQGILWFTDLSQADPYLGLQCLAAAMFVSLSRLGGESGAQQFSPLMKKVFTFLPLLSIPATMSLSSGVVLYLAVNAFCSFIQTTLLRNAWVRRKLNITESVKHAAVDPNAPQKGIIQLLKDNIRSAKEQAEKRAEMKVKAMDMEKAIKQQKLDSRIKIVQRSQLKKK; encoded by the coding sequence ATGTTTAAAACTGCAACTTTACGTGCGTCACAGCTTGTACGTCCTCGCTATGTGCTTTCGAAGCCTATAGGACTAGGTTGGACTTCTATCCGTTATAGTTCGAATAACTCTGTCACTCCTAATGTTTCCTCTGAAATTCAGTCTACATTGCCTTCTTTTGATACCTCAACTGTGGACCAGTTGACTCAGGTAGCAGGTAACACTTCGGATCAGATAGGTTACCTTTCATCTATCGGAATGGCCAACTCTTGGGTTTGGCCTACTGGTCTTCTTCAAAATGTTTTAGAGCATGTTCACGTATATGCTGGTTTACCTTGGTGGGGAACGATCTGTACTGTGACTATTCTCGTAAGATTACTTTTGTTTCCATTATATGTTAAGTACTCTGACAACATTGGAAAAACTACTAAGATCAAGCCAGAATTGGATGCTATTAATGCCAAGCTTTTGTCGTCTTCTGATACTGTAAATACTCAAATGTTAGCTGTCGAAAGGAAACGACTATTGCTAGAGAATGGTATCAAAAACCGTTATTTGATTGTTCCCGTATTACAACTACCACTTGCAATCTCTTTCTTTAGTGGGCTAAGGCAAATGGCCAACTATCCAGTTGAAGGGTTTTCCACACAGGGTATTTTATGGTTTACAGACTTATCACAAGCAGATCCGTACTTGGGCTTGCAATGTTTGGCAGCAGCAATGTTTGTCTCGTTATCTAGGCTTGGGGGTGAATCTGGCGCTCAACAATTCTCTCCACTAATGAAGAAAGTTTTTACCTTTTTACCTCTACTTTCTATACCAGCCACTATGAGTCTTTCAAGTGGTGTTGTGTTATATTTGGCAGTTAATGCTTTCTGTTCATTTATACAGACAACTCTTCTAAGAAATGCTTGGGTTAGAAGAAAGCTCAATATCACCGAATCTGTGAAGCATGCTGCAGTAGACCCTAATGCTCCTCAGAAAGGTATTATACAATTACTTAAGGACAATATTCGTAGCGCTAAAGAGCAGGCAGAAAAAAGGGCAGAAATGAAAGTAAAGGCTATGGACATGGAAAAAGCTATCAAGCAACAAAAGCTAGACTCGCGTATCAAGATTGTTCAAAGATctcaattgaagaagaaataa
- the UBP3 gene encoding mRNA-binding ubiquitin-specific protease UBP3 (Syntenic homolog of Ashbya gossypii AGR139C; Syntenic homolog of Saccharomyces cerevisiae YER151C (UBP3)): MPDSKETQGNYSLYPASPVPPGNQIPPGAAAAAAANSYLYSNPYHSQYNYAYPMGIELYPSQTLQYVGYHQPAMAYGGYGGPAQGAVPMKKKFYNGGNNYKKDNQSNNIGGSNSVGGTGAHNGTTTSPDNSKPVQVTIKNLFKFELGNSNCVHVDGLKVEYPMFVNTNAEEYAMAKSKRNAMRMEALRDMHTSENKKTSESNTATASLEPSTLENTSQRPTEEEDITPIVGKDSSDNKPSTKEHKSPNFNKDTEGSPVATKASQSKDEQQTMVKRKDDSSAKVSEKKPEVPVKPIKSWSQIASSAMNKSKSPAALPATQSRKDRKYIPSSTKSSESVGAVSLRISLDKDYTNFINENANESSRAINSIVPRGILNKGNICFMSSVLQVLLFCKPFIKMLNVVHMRTSHKAGENLPPLLEACIEFFKGFDKNAFEKEKSEKQASLGNGNKSLKNAAQVSLSESVDPEPFYKSISKLALFRDLQWGHQEDAEEFLTHFLDQLHEEFVSTINSLSSSEVLSLLQSIPDEDLRVEFIKSLTKYKRSEFMKNISPELKSLIEKQGNGLDDDLDNSDSNAEWHEVSKKGKKTKNAVKRTMEVEPSPIMSIFGGEYRSVLDIPQNKESQSITLDPFYTLHLHISDPEVNDLVSAYRKFSDFEYLPYKADSGNDVQAKKQAFIDRLPSVLLIQLKRFEFVNHDSESRELANYNAYNGRIEKIRKWIKYGHELTIPREAISSVSAKFYSSDKDTKYKLTGVVYHHGLSSSGGHYTADVLHQDQDKWYRIDDVNVTEIKKEDVVKGGDADSDSKTAYILLYQKE, translated from the coding sequence ATGCCAGATTCTAAGGAAACTCAAGGAAATTACTCGCTGTATCCTGCCTCACCGGTGCCCCCCGGAAACCAAATTCCACCAGGAGCTGCAGCCGCAGCAGCTGCGAACTCATACTTATATTCAAATCCTTATCATTCTCAATATAACTATGCTTATCCTATGGGTATAGAATTATATCCTTCTCAAACCCTACAATATGTGGGATATCATCAACCTGCAATGGCATATGGAGGCTACGGAGGGCCAGCTCAAGGTGCTGTACCcatgaagaagaaatttTATAATGGAGGTAATAACTATAAGAAGGATAATCAGTCAAATAATATTGGCGGAAGTAACTCTGTAGGCGGGACTGGTGCGCATAACGGAACTACTACTTCTCCTGACAACAGTAAACCAGTGCAAGTTACTATTAAGAATTTATTCAAGTTTGAGCTAGGTAACAGCAACTGCGTTCATGTTGATGGGTTAAAGGTTGAGTACCCTATGTTTGTGAATACTAACGCTGAAGAATATGCCATGGCAAAGAGTAAGAGGAATGCGATGAGAATGGAAGCTTTAAGAGACATGCATACTAGCGAGAATAAAAAAACTAGTGAAAGTAATACAGCAACTGCTTCTCTTGAACCAAGTACTCTTGAAAATACTTCACAAAGGCCTACCGAAGAAGAGGACATTACACCAATTGTAGGCAAAGATTCATCTGACAATAAACCAAGCACCAAGGAGCATAAATCTCCAAATTTCAATAAGGATACTGAGGGTTCTCCAGTTGCAACGAAAGCATCTCAAAGTAAAGACGAACAGCAAACTATGGTTAAAAGAAAGGACGATAGCAGTGCGAAGGTTAGTGAAAAAAAGCCCGAAGTACCAGTTAAACCAATTAAGTCATGGTCACAGATAGCTTCTAGTGCTATGAACAAGAGCAAGTCTCCAGCGGCATTACCAGCAACTCAATCTAGGAAGGATCGGAAATATATTCCTTCCTCTACTAAGAGCAGCGAATCAGTTGGTGCAGTGTCTTTACGGATTTCCCTTGATAAAGATTACACTAATTTTATTAACGAGAATGCAAATGAATCTTCTAGGGCCATTAACAGTATTGTACCAAGGGGTATTTTAAACAAAGGAAATATATGTTTCATGTCTTCAGTCTTGCAAGTGTTACTATTTTGTAAGCCTTTTATCAAGATGCTAAATGTAGTACATATGAGAACAAGTCATAAGGCTGGCGAGAACTTACCACCTTTGTTAGAAGCATGTATTGAATTTTTCAAAGGCTTCGATAAGAACGCATTTGAGAAAGAAAAGAGTGAGAAACAAGCTTCGCTTGGCAATGGGAACAAATCCTTGAAAAACGCAGCTCAAGTATCCCTTTCTGAGTCTGTTGACCCTGAACCATTTTATAAAAGCATTTCAAAACTAGCTCTGTTTAGGGATCTTCAATGGGGACACCAGGAAGATGCAGAAGAGTTTTTAACGCATTTCTTGGATCAACTACATGAAGAATTTGTTTCTACCATTAACAGCTTATCTTCGAGTGAGGTGCTTTCCTTGCTTCAAAGTATCCCAGATGAGGACTTAAGGGTTGAGTTCATAAAATCTTTAACAAAGTACAAGAGGTCAGAATTTATGAAAAATATTTCTCCAGAATTGAAATCTTTAATTGAGAAGCAAGGCAACGGTTTAGACGATGACCTTGACAATTCAGACTCAAACGCTGAATGGCATGAAGTTAGTAAGAAGGGTAAAAAGACTAAGAACGCCGTGAAGAGAACTATGGAAGTTGAGCCATCTCCAATTATGTCCATATTTGGTGGAGAATATAGATCAGTCCTTGATATACCTCAAAACAAGGAATCACAGTCAATAACATTGGATCCATTTTATACATTGCATCTACACATTTCTGACCCTGAAGTTAACGATTTAGTGTCAGCTTACAGAAAGTTTAGTGATTTCGAATACTTACCCTATAAAGCAGACTCGGGCAACGATGTGCAGGCCAAAAAGCAAGCTTTCATTGACAGACTACCAAGTGTATTACTAATACAACTGAAGAGGTTTGAGTTTGTTAACCACGATTCTGAAAGCCGAGAACTCGCGAATTACAATGCTTACAATGGACGTATTGAGAAAATACGGAAGTGGATTAAGTACGGTCATGAGTTGACAATCCCACGTGAAGCTATTTCATCAGTCAGTGCTAAATTCTACTCATCTGATAAAGATACAAAGTATAAATTAACTGGTGTTGTATATCATCACGGCTTGTCATCCAGTGGTGGACACTATACTGCGGATGTTCTACACCAGGATCAAGATAAATGGTATAGAATTGATGATGTTAATGTCACTGAGATTAAGAAGGAGGATGTGGTAAAGGGTGGAGATGCTGATTCTGATTCGAAAACAGCTTACATTTTGTTGTACCAAAAGGAGTAA
- the RAD55 gene encoding putative DNA-dependent ATPase RAD55 (Syntenic homolog of Ashbya gossypii AGR137W; Syntenic homolog of Saccharomyces cerevisiae YDR076W (RAD55)) produces the protein MSLGITLSQLVQESSEPLATGIPMLDEAICGGLQPRSIYEIFGPPGVGKTHLGLQIIRNNSDKRTLLIDTHKLTPLYLLDSLSTLHTVRIRKFTQLVYFFQVLSQPYDLIIIEGLSQLLIDYLHASMKYKSRNVDASLHAFKNRSLILLMSQLTKYANQHNSCIVMLNDSMNTAYQDYSDVPLISFDGSENSSFLLKSEPKQNVQKLKSALVANASVGGKDSRWEVFIRLRIGLFWDWERDLSTKGSSLKVPRKTRIAIFIPLSTNSSSSGSVQVPEVVRLPNEPNEWVNTAINNMRRKSATEEESYIRDGIKDLEERQSEHVKKFPLSDYDIDQQQTKRPRLSAYSETNLDGEVLVVYDSEG, from the coding sequence ATGTCTCTTGGAATAACCCTATCTCAGCTAGTCCAAGAGAGCTCTGAGCCCTTGGCCACGGGTATTCCTATGTTAGATGAGGCGATATGTGGTGGACTACAGCCCAGGTCAATTTATGAGATATTTGGTCCTCCTGGAGTAGGTAAAACACATTTAGGACTTCAGATAATAAGAAATAATAGCGACAAGCGAACTTTACTTATAGATACCCATAAGCTCACCCCACTATATCTATTAGATTCTTTGTCGACTTTGCATACAGTGCGAATTAGAAAGTTTACTCAACTTGTATACTTCTTCCAAGTACTGTCCCAACCGTATGACCTGATTATTATCGAGGGGCTGTCTCAACTACTTATTGACTATCTTCATGCAAGTATGAAGTATAAATCTCGCAATGTTGATGCGTCGTTACATGCATTCAAAAATCGGAGTCTCATTTTACTTATGTCGCAGCTAACCAAGTATGCAAACCAGCATAATTCTTGCATAGTAATGCTGAATGATTCTATGAACACAGCATACCAAGACTATTCAGATGTTCCACTAATATCCTTTGATGGCAGTGAAAACTCATCATTTCTTCTGAAATCGGAACCTAAACAGAATGTTCAGAAATTGAAAAGCGCATTGGTAGCAAATGCTAGCGTCGGTGGGAAAGATTCAAGATGGGAGGTGTTTATTCGTTTACGAATAGGGCTGTTCTGGGATTGGGAGCGCGATCTTAGTACAAAGGGTTCTTCGCTTAAGGTTCCGCGTAAAACTCGTATTGCAATATTTATTCCCCTTTCTACGAACTCAAGTAGCAGTGGATCAGTGCAGGTACCTGAAGTTGTAAGACTACCTAATGAGCCCAATGAATGGGTGAACACGGCAATTAATAATATGAGAAGGAAGAGCGCAACAGAAGAAGAATCCTATATTCGGGATGGAATAAAAGATCTTGAGGAGAGACAATCTGAGCATGTTAAGAAATTTCCTCTTAGTGACTACGATATTGACCAGCAACAAACTAAGAGGCCAAGGCTATCAGCATACAGTGAAACTAACCTTGATGGAGAAGTTCTAGTTGTTTACGACAGCGAAGGATAG
- a CDS encoding HGL117Wp (Syntenic homolog of Ashbya gossypii AGR138W; Syntenic homolog of Saccharomyces cerevisiae YDR077W (SED1) and YER150W (SPI1)) codes for MKTSTISLLMALAMAANGAVVAEKANYGNNVDHAKGNVAAREHANVQKRNAAIFPKKFKKGKGKQKPSTTEETYPETTEAPAPPPEATEEVTTSLITFWSTVTHPTPEETTVEVPATSIAAPPTPEVPEVPQVPEVPEVPPTPEVPEVPVPEVPVPEVPEVPEVPEVPVPEVPEVPEVPDVPEVPEIVPATSISPEFSTEEAPAPPAETVVQSFTTYCPEPTTLVTNGQTYTATEPGVITITDCPCTIPAPPAPEVPAPAPEVPAPPAPVNETIPAPAPAPPAPKPPAPKPPAPKPPAPAPPAPVNETIPAPPVPPAPAPPAPPAPPIIPQIENGASKLSALSLIGVTWLVASSLL; via the coding sequence ATGAAAACTTCAACAATTAGTTTGTTAATGGCCTTGGCCATGGCCGCCAACGGTGCAGTTGTTGCCGAAAAAGCTAACTACGGTAACAACGTAGATCATGCTAAAGGTAATGTCGCAGCTCGTGAGCACGCTAACGTTCAGAAGAGAAATGCTGCAATTTTCCCAAAAAAATTCAAAAAAGGTAAGGGAAAGCAAAAACCATCAACGACTGAGGAAACTTACCCAGAAACTACTGAAGCTCCAGCTCCTCCACCTGAAGCCACTGAAGAAGTCACAACTAGTTTGATTACTTTTTGGAGTACTGTCACCCACCCTACCCCAGAAGAGACTACTGTTGAGGTACCAGCTACCTCTATAGCAGCTCCTCCAACTCCAGAAGTACCAGAAGTTCCTCAAGTACCTGAGGTACCAGAAGTGCCTCCAACCCCAGAAGTACCAGAAGTACCAGTGCCAGAAGTACCAGTGCCAGAAGTGCCAGAAGTGCCAGAAGTGCCAGAAGTACCAGTACCAGAAGTGCCAGAAGTACCAGAGGTTCCAGATGTTCCTGAAGTTCCTGAAATTGTACCAGCTACTTCAATTTCTCCAGAGTTCAGTACTGAAGAGGCCCCAGCTCCTCCTGCAGAGACAGTTGTTCAGTCCTTCACCACATACTGCCCTGAGCCAACCACTTTGGTAACTAACGGCCAAACCTACACTGCTACTGAACCAGGTGTTATAACTATCACTGACTGTCCATGTACTATTCCAGCTCCACCAGCTCCAGAGGTTCCAGCTCCAGCTCCAGAGGTTCCAGCTCCACCAGCCCCAGTCAATGAAACTATACCAGCTCCAGCTCCAGCTCCACCAGCTCCTAAACCACCAGCTCCTAAACCACCAGCTCCTAAACCACCAGCTCCAGCTCCACCAGCTCCAGTGAATGAAACTATCCCAGCTCCTCCAGTTCCTCCAGCTCCAGCTCCTCCAGCTCCTCCAGCTCCTCCAATTATCCCTCAAATTGAAAACGGTGCATCCAAATTGTCTGCTTTAAGTTTGATTGGTGTTACTTGGTTAGTCGCCTCATCTCTCTTGTAA